ATTGCCTTAACTTAGTAGAGTGTCAGTTTAAAATTgtaaacagatggtatatggtacctagCAGGATTAGTAAATTTTCGAACTCATACGATTCTAACTGCTGGAGATGCAATTTAGAATGTGGGAATTACTTACATGTATGGTGGGACTGCGGGCCTATTCAACTGTTTTGGAAAATTATTCTATTTAAGATAAAAGCTTTAACTTCGATTAATTTAAACTTTTCACCACGGACATGTCTACTACAACTCGACATATGGCAGGTACCCAATAAAACACGCCCTTTGATAGTTCATATACTTATAGCCGCAAAAATGACTATCGCTAGGTATTGGAAAGTAACTTTTGTACCAACATGGCCAGTAGTTAAGGTGAAGTGAAATACCAATTAAAAATGGACCGGGGCTTAAATAGAGGACAACAGGAACTTATGGCTCTCTAACTTATGGCTCTCTAAGTTGGGATATTGTAGTAATGACTAAAAGTTATTTTGTCAATGATATATGATCAACCCCCTTAGAGTTCCagcaaatttctttttttttttttttttttttaatatgaccaTTGATGTTTAATGTTTGTTCATGTTTTATGGTATGTCTGGAATGagtatacagaaaagaaaaaaatgggtcGTTATGGTGAAATAAGCTGGACTTAGGGATTTCATGTTAACTTAGACAAGAATTACGAATGTAATGATAGATTCTCTGTTACACAAATTTCAAACAATGTGttatgttattgttattgtattgtattgtgaaggggaaaaaaagagaaaggaaaatgaaagaaagagaaaagaaaggagtgaaggaaaaaaaatatcaataaagattataaataacaaaaaaaaattcaatgctACTTAATAAGGTTCTTATTGGTACTAATGGATCCTTTAGACTTCAGTAGTTGTTAACATCTATGTTAGAAAGAAAGTGACGATCTGTTAAGCAGTGAATtcacaattgtacaagttgtgatcaaaacgtaAACATAACCTAagatttgcgctatatgtctgttcaaccataattaacCACTTTCATATtaggtgcacccacacttattatatagcattttgttcaggagaaagagggctttcatttaatatcaaataatttaagatgaataaagtttttttttaaaacttagaGAAAATGTAAGTGTTATTTTTCaaattctacgtgacattttaactgtgaatgtcataatactgttagtctttactgcaataaaatacacatatttgtattcagcgatgtctcaggagtaccacagtaccccctatgtaccggTTTTATGgcgttttagaaagttacagggtcaaatatagggctttcctctttttcatttttacatattgaaatttgccaggctgGTTGGCTGAGTCTATGCtgtctttgagaccatatggaagTCCAGGGATGAAAATAAACCCAAGCagtgcataccatttgtaaaagaagacaacacagggtattcaaaatggggtatgtccagtaatttGTAGCAGACACTTAGTAacaaactctggccaaagttagcattcatattatttttttgcgtttttcacacaaAGACTGaaatttcactgatgatatcatcgtcgtCATCCATTttattgctctaaaacactcatatttgtgttcagcgatgtctcatgaatAAAACAGTACCCGTATAGAGTTTTGGAAAgcaacagggtcaaatatagggcttgcccatttcattttttacatattcaaatttgccagattgtcTATTGTGCCTTTGAgaatgtatggtagcccaggaatgagatttactccaatcatggcataccatttgccaaagtagacaacccgaggtattcaAATGGGGtatatacattctttttttttttttttagtagccacttagtagtcacaaacattagccaaaattagcgttcctatttgttttctgcatttttcacaaacaaatgccctttctttaatatctttgtcatttTAAGTTTTACTACTcagatttgtgttcagcgatgtctcatgagtaaaaccgTACCCTCCTGTAAAGGTTTTCTTTGGTTTCCACTCGCGGGGCACGGGTGTGGAAtcgggggggacactatgtcacTCCCATTAAAAGttccagggtcaaatatagagctttcccatttcagtttgccagattggtttgctgggcttatgttgcctttgagaccatagagcagccaaggaatgagaattacccccatcaccGCATACCATTCACAAAAGTAGACAAGAAAGGATATTCAGAATTGGGTaagcccagtcttttgtagtagccactaagtcacaaatgctagccaaagttagttatcatatatatattatattttttttaaatcatttttcacacaaaagctgcactttcactgattatatcatcatcaagttttagtgttttaaaatactcatattggtgtttagcgaagtctcccaagtacaacaggaGACCGGTTTTAtggtgttcagtgaagtctcccgagacaacatatgtacaggttttatggtggtttggaaagttaaagggttaaatatagggcttgtaaaCTAAATGCAATGGACTTTCTGCTTGGGTTATCATGCAGGTCCCGTGAATTAtagttaataaaattaataaatgtaaaaaaaagagtaGATGAATAAAgacattatatgtatacacatatacatatttaaatacacatatattacatatatgaTATTGTATTATATGTGAATAATAACAtgctaataaaatgttttaattaacttataatatattatacatgtataatatattatttgaaTGTGTGATTAtaactattttctttttcaggCACTAGAGGGACTGCTTGAACACTCAAATAGTCCCCCCTGCAGGCAGTCTAATAGAGTgctttgcggccatgtgatcgcaacaTTTGTCGCGATCACAATGCCCTGGAGGGCTGGAAAGGAAGCAGGGCTAATGCCTGTCTTgtgaggcagtccccctggaccaggATCGCCGTGGATCGCCGGTCCAAGTAAGTGATTTGCGGCTGGATGGCGTACTATGCCGCCTTACTGGCGTTTAAATGCGGGATGGCATAGTACGCAATAACGGCATAAGAggctaagctgtagttgttctggtgactatagtgtttttttaaagacaaaatcctaaagaaagaaaatattaagTAGCTGGTAAGGATGATTGTAGAAATTGTACAGGAATCCCAGCGAGCATCTTTTATGTCTATAGATAAAGGAAAGACAGAATGATATCAAATGAAGGGAATAAAAGAGAAGCCTTCATTTAAACCATTTGGTGTCAAAGTTTTCAATTTATAGATCCAGAAGGATTCTCTACGTCATAAGTAACTCCCAGTCCCCTTTCCTAGGGGATTTCTTTGGTTGACTCTCCATGGGAATCCTTTATATGTCTGGAGATTGGAGTGTCGATTGTCTTTTTTACTGAATTAATGTGACCCCTAATTTGTAATTTAAACATTCTGAACGTTTTCTAGCTAGGAAACTGACCTGGTGGAGGCTGGTGAGTGTCCATCATTAAGTCATTGTAAGGTTCCTTGTGTCCTCCAAAATACTTCCACACCTACAAGGAAAATAAACAgtgacatcctcacacctaacaagaacctggcacacacactgatacagtcaccatccagtcacatcctcacacctaacaggaacctggcacacacaatgatacagtcaccatccagacacatcctcacacctaacaggaacctggcacacacaatgatacagtcaccatccagacacatcctcacacctaacaggaacctggcacacacaatgatatagtcaccatccagacacatcctcacacctaacaggaacctggcacacacaatgatacagtcaccatccagacacatcctcacacctaacaggaacctggcacacacaatgatacagtcaccatccagacacatcctcacacctagcaggaacctggcacacacaatgatacagtcaccatccagacacatcccttgGTTTTACTCTATAATGTCCCattcccagaatccctcacctctccagtcaacAGGAGGATGATCTGATTGGTCAGTTTCATGATTTTCTGCTCATTGTTTCTCTCATGTATCAGTGAGTGAGGTGGAGGCACCGTGCTGGGGCTGTGGGTCCTGCTGGATCCATCGGATGCACGAGggattctgccctgtattatggacTCACCAGATCTCTTCATAACGATGTAATCCTATATAGAGAGAGGCATTCTAATCAATATTAAGCACCTAATAAAAATACACATCTCTCAGTAAAGGATATCTATGACTTTCATATTCCGTCTGTCTATAAAGGACAATATGCAAATGAAGTATCCCAGCGACAAAGCCAGTCACTACATAGGCTACATATATCATATACACACGGTAAAAGGCTTGGACTTTAAATTcaaatatattgtgttttgtgtcGGTGCACCAACAACACTGTTCTTCTGTAGCCCTTTGTCTCATGAAGTACCAGCAGCATCCTTCTGCACACTGAGCTCTCTGTACAGTCAGGTTCACAATGGCCCATTCACTATCCTACTCTGCCCTTCCTGACTAACTCCCTGTCACTCAGTCCTAAATTAccggtaataatataataataacttGCGATTTTATATCacttctccctgtgagactcaaagcactttagaaataaacaaacataaagacataaaagttaggagtttctgaaggtcagaTGAGCGGACTGAAAGCGCgatggaagaggtgggtctttagctTTTAAAAAGTCTGTAAGGACGATACCTCTCTGATTGCACACGGTAAAGATTTCCAGAAGGTAGGGGCAACgtggctgaatgccctggaaccggagtctgtctttattcttggcactgacaggagGGAGTGTTGGTGCAATGCTTTCTAGGATGACTCTCATGGTTTTGTTGTAGAGTCGGACTACGGAGCTGGTGTCTTCACGGGTGCCCATTAGTTCCCCTAGATCCATATGTGATGTTACATCCAATGGCATCACCCCTTTTAATGAGCAGTGTTTGACCAGGTTATGAGACTGGGGTCTGGCTGATTGTGATACAATGGAGAAGTGAATGGAATGGTGGTCTGACCAAACAACTGGATTTACAGTTACTGGTGACACTTCTAGTCCAGACTGGAACACTAGATCAAGTTTATGACCTTTTTTGTGGGTGGAACTGGCGACGATTTGTGTGAAGCCGAGTGCACTCATCAAGCTGAGGAGATCCTGCCCAAGCAGGGATAGGGTGTCATCAATCCAAGTGTTGAAGCCTCACAATATATGAAATCTGAGGGTTCCTGAAGAAATCTCTTCCCATCTCCTGGGGGTCTGTATAGTAACAGTATCCGGAATCCTCTACTGAGAGGCTGGCAGCTACGCATTCTGCAGATTGGGGTTTGTGGACTGATATTGGTTCGGGATTTAAGGATGATTTTGCACAGATCATAACTCCACCTCCCTTGCGATCTTGTCTCGTCGGTGGAACACCGTGTAATTGCCTGGAATAGCTGCC
The DNA window shown above is from Pelobates fuscus isolate aPelFus1 chromosome 10, aPelFus1.pri, whole genome shotgun sequence and carries:
- the LOC134574857 gene encoding oocyte zinc finger protein XlCOF29-like, with the translated sequence MMANTNRNPMMEKILDLTLEVNYLLTGEDYIVMKRSGESIIQGRIPRASDGSSRTHSPSTVPPPHSLIHERNNEQKIMKLTNQIILLLTGEVWKYFGGHKEPYNDLMMDTHQPPPGFL